ACCGCGATGAAGGAGGCCGAGCCGCCGGGCAGGCCGGTCATGGCCGAAGCCAGCGAGCGGGAGAAGCCGGATTGCGTCAGGCCCCAGGCCATGCCGGTGGCGCTGCCGATGATCAGCAGGATGGCGCCGGAGAGCGAGGCGGTCTCGACCAGCATCGGAAACAGCCGCCGCCAGTCGAAGCGGCGGTAGATCAAAAGGCCGACCAGGACGCCGTAGACGATGCCGATGGTCGAGACTTCCGTGGCGGTCGCGACACCTTCGACCACGGCGTAACGGATCACGAAAGGCAGCGCCAGCGCGGGCAGGGCGATGATGAAGGTCTTGCCGATTTCGGAGGCCGAGGCGCGTTGGACATGGCTCATGTCCTCGTGGCGGTAGCGCCACCAGACCAGCGTACAGAGTGTCAGCGCCAGCACCACGCCGGGCAGCAGGCCGCCGGTGAACAGCGCCGCGATCGAGACGCCCGTCACCGAGCCGATGGTGATCAGCACGAGGCTCGGCGGAATGGTTTCGGTCTGCGCGCCGGTGGCAGCGAGCAGGGCGACGAGATCACCGGGCCGCGCGCCGCGCTGCTTCATTTCGGGAAACAGCACGGGCGCAACGGCGGCCATGTCGGCGGCCTTGGCGCCGGAGATGCCGGAGACCAGGTACATGGCACCGACCAGCACGTAGTGCAGGCCGCCGCGGACGTGGCCGAGCAGGCTTGCCAGGAACGCCACCATGGCCCGCGCCATGCCGGTCATCTCGATCAGCAAGCCCAGGAACACGAACAGCGGCACCGCGAGCAGGATCAGATGGCTCATGCCCTCGTCCATCCGGCCGACGAGCACCATCACCGGCGTCCGCGTGGTCAGCGCAAGATAGCCGAAGATCGCGAGGCCAAAACCGAACGCAATGGGAACGCCGGCAAAGACGCAGAAGCCGGCGACCCCGACGAAGAAGATGACGAGGTTGAGGTTGCCGAGCGGCCGCAGATAGGGCTCTGCCAGCCAGAACAAACCGACGACGACGGCGACGGACACCACTGCCGCCAGCACCAGCCGATAGTCCGCGGCCCGCAACAGCCGCAGCAGCGCGAATGCCGCCATCAGACAGATGCCGACCGGCAGCGCCACGGCGCGCCACATGTTCGAAATCTGCAGCGCCGGCGTGGTGATGAAGCTTTCCTCGTAGGCGTAGTCGTAGGACGGCCAGACGATCATCATGAGGAACGCCAGCGCCGCGCAGACCGCCACGAGATCGAGCCAGGCCCGCATCGCAGGCCTTGCGCTCGCGACGATCGCCGTCATGCGCATGTGCTCGGAGCGGCGGAATGCGACCGCCGCGCCCAGCATCGCCAGCCACAGGAACAGGATCGAGGCGAGTTCGTCCGACCAGATCAGCGGCCGGTGCAGCCCGTAGCGCGCGACCACGCCGGCAAACAGGATCGCGATCTCGGCGACGACCAGGATCGCCGCCGGGATTTCGACGAGGAGGCCCAGGACGCGCTCCAACGCGGCAAGCGCGGAAGATCGGCGAGGGGGCTGCACAGCCACCTCGCCCGCCATTTCGGTCACCGGTGCCTCGATATGAGCCATGACGGCTCCAACACCTTACGACAGCTTGCCGACGGCTTTTTCCAAGAGATCCCAGGCCTGCTCGCCATATTTGCCTTTCCACTCGGCATAGAATCCGGCGGTCCGCAGCTTGTCGCGGAATGGCGCGACGGTGGGTTGGTTGAAGGTCAAGCCCTTGCCGGCGAGCTCCTGCTGGAGATTGGCGTTCAGCTTGGCGGTATCGGCGCGCTCGTTCACGGCCGCGGCGTTGATGTGCTTGGCGACGATGGTGCGTACGTCCGCCGGCAATTTTTCCCACGCACGGCGGTTGGCCAGGAACCAGAAGCCGTCCCACATGTGATTGGTCAACGAGCAGTACTTCTGGACCTCGTAGAGCTTTGCGGTCGAGATGATCGCCAGCGGGTTCTCCTGGCCTTCGACCACCTTGGTCTGGAGCGCCGAATAGACCTCGCTGAAATTGATCGAGGCGGGCGCGGCATCGAACGCCTTGAACATCGAGGTCCACAGCGGCGACACCGGCACGCGGATCTTGAAGCCCTTGAAATCGTCCGGCCCCGTGATCGGCTTGGTCGAGGACGTGGTCTGGCGGAAGCCGTTGTCCCAAATCTTGTCCATGACCTCCAGGCCGGCCTTCTTGATCTCGCCACGGACATAGGCACCGAGGTCGCCGTCCATGGCCTTCCAGACCGTGTCGTAGTCCGGGAATGCAAAGCCAATGCCGTTGATCGAGGCCGCCGGCACCAGGGTTGCCAGGATCAGGCCGGACAACGTGAAGAACTCGACGCCGCCGGACCGGATCTGGCTCAGCATGTCGGTGTCGGATCCGAGCTGGTTGTTCGGAAAGATCTGCAGGTCGAAACGCCCGTTGGTTTCGCTCTTGATCGCCGCAGCCATCTCCTTGGCGCGAGCGTTCATCGGATGCGAGTCAGGCAGGTTGTTGGCGTATTTGTAGGTGAACTCGGCGGTCTGGGCACGGGCCACATGGGGCGCGCCAATGCCGCCCAGGACCGCGGTCGCGGCAGAGGCCTTGAGAAGCGTGCGTCGGGAAAAGCTCATCGGGTTTGCTCCCAAAAAGGTTTGTTGTTGTTCTGAGACGCAAACCTATACGGACGGAAGGCCATGAGGTCATCTGCGATCTCGCGAGGTTTCGCTTATTGCAGCCACATCGAGCCGCGGCAATATCGGCTTTCACACGACGCTGTTGACGCACGCTGCGACGGATTGGCGCTCAGGAGCGTGGCGACCGAAACGGCGCCGAAGCGAAGGCGAAATCGCAGGAATTCCGGCTAAATATCTGATCCAATTTGATATAAATATATTCCATAATATACCTTATGCGAATTGCGGGTGTAGGCGCAAAGCTAAAATGTCAGCACTGAACAAAGTTGGAATGTCAGTCTTCGCTCTCCTTGTGACGGAGTTTGGGGGCTGCGGATCCGATGGGATTTGTGCTGATGAGCAAGCGGGAACTGAATCGTCTAGATGTGCTGGCGCGGCTTGATGGTGGCGGGCTGACGCCCTCGGCTGCGGCCGATCTGATGCGCCTCACGCTCCGGCAGACCTATCGGCTGCTCAAGCGCTACCGCAACGGCGGCGCACCGGCCGTGGCCGACCAGCGACGTGGCCAGCCTTCGAACAACCGCCTGCCCGATGTCGTGCGCGATCATGCGGTCGCGTTGGTTCGCGAGCATTACGCGGATTTTGGACCAACGCTGGCCGCCGAGAAGTTGGCCGAGCGCCACGAGCTTCGCGTGTCGCGGGAGACGCTGCGTGGCTGGATGCGGCAGGCCGGGATCTGGTTGCCTCGCGCCGAGCGCAAACGGTTTCAACAGCCCCGTCACCGCCGCGAACATCTCGGCGAACTGATCCAAATCGACGGTTCGGAGCACCGCTGGTTCGAGGACCGTGCACCGCCCTGCACGCTGCTGGTGTTCATCGATGACGCCACCAGCACCTTGATGGAACTCCGCTTCGTTGCCTCCGAAAGCACGTTTGCATATTTTGAGACGCTGAAGGGCTACCTGCGGCAGCACGGCAAGCCGGTAGCGTTCTATTCCGACAAGCATTCGATCTTTCGGGTTTCCAATGAGGATGCCGCGGGCGGCGACGGCATGACACAGTTTGGCCGGGCCTTGTCGGAGCTCAATATCGAGATTCTGTGCGCCAATAGCAGCCAGGCCAAGGGTCGCGTGGAGCGAGCACATCAGACGCTGCAGGATCGGTTGGTGAAGGAGCTGCGGCTGGCCGGGATCTCGAGCATCGAAGCCGCCAACGCGTTTCTCCCGGCGTTCATGGCGGACTACAATCGCCGCTTTGCCAAGGCGCCGGCGAGCGAGCATGATTTGCACCGGCCGATGGCCGGCACTGATCGGCTCGACGACATTCTGTGTTGGCGGGAGCAGCGCTATGTTTCGCGCCAGCTTGTGGTGAATTACAACCGCATGAAGCTGATGCTACGGCCCGATGCAACAACCGCCTGTCTCGCTGGCAAGCTGATCGAAGTCTACGACTTCCCCGACGGCCGGCTTGAACTGCGCTGGAAAGGCCTTGCGCTGCCCTATTCCGCCTTCGACAAGCTGCAGCGGGTTAGCCATGCCGCGATTGTCGAGAACAAGCGGCTCGGCGAGGTCTTGGCCTGGATCAAGGAGCAGCAGGATCGAGAGCCCAACCATCGCGGCGATCTGGTCGGTCCGAGGCGATCGAGCCAGAAAGCCGGTCTCCTGAAGGACCGTGCCGACCGCCTTGCTCAGGTCGCAAAATCACAAAAGCCCGCCCGCCTGGCCCGCCGCCGCTGCGATATGGAGGTCTCCGCAGCGACGGGCCAGGCTCCGTCAGAAGCCGCGGAGTGACATTTCAACTTTGCGCAGATCGAGACATCTCAACTTGGTTGCAACAGCGGGGATGGCCTTGCAGATCAGGCCGGACATTTCCGTAGCTACCCAGAACCCGCTCGCCGGCTCACACTTGTCTCAATGAAGACCATCCGACCGTTAATCGGATTGGTCGCTCTACAATGCAGGTGGATCAAACCACCGTTTTCATGGGAGGTTCGTCATGCAGGAGAACGTTGCGCGCGCCAGCGGCTCTCGCACCATTCCATTCGATGCCGCCAGGCTCGACGGTCTCATGGAGGCCGCCGGGCTCGACGTCCTGATCGTGGCCTCCAAGCACAATGTGCAGTACCTGCTCGGTGCCGAGCGCGCGATCTTCTTCGATTACATGGATGCCATGGGCGTCAGCCGCTATCTGCCGGTCCTGGTCTACCCCAAGGGCGCCCCCGAGAAGGCCGTCTATGTCGGCCATCGGTTGGAGACCCACCAGCGCGCTGTGGCGCCGCCTTGGGTGCCGCAGGTCCGGACCGAGTCCAACGGATCGGTCGATGCGGTGATGCGGGCCGTGGGCCTGATCCGGGACGCCGGCGTGCCGCTCAAGCGCGTCGGGATCGAGATGGCGTTCCTGCCGATGGATGCGGGCCGGGCGCTCACCGAGGCCCTGCCCGGCGCCGAGCTGAAGGACGCGCTGCTGGTTCTGGAGCGGCTGCGCGCGGTGAAGTCGGCGGACGAGCTGGCCAAGCTCAAGACAGCCTCGGAGCTCGTCATTGCATCGATGCTGGAGGTGATCTCGCAGCACGGCCCGGGCACGACCAAGCAGCAATTGTCCGACGCGCTGCGCGTCGCCGAAGTCAACCGCGGCTTGACCTTCGAATACTGCCTGCTGGCCTGTGGCAACAGCCATAACCGTGCGCCGTCGTCGCAGCGCTGGGAGCAAGGCGACGTGCTGTCGCTGGATTCCGGCGGCAACTATCACGGCTATATCGGCGACCTCGCGCGCATGGCCGTGCTGGGCGATCCGGACGCCGAGCTGAAGGATTGTCTCGCCGAGATCGAGGCCGTCCAGCGCGCCGCCTTCGCCGCGGTCCGGCCCGGCGCCTTGGGTGGCGACATCTACGTCGCGGCCGAGCGGCAGCTTGCGGAGATCAGCCAGCGCGGCTGCACCGATTTCCTGGCCCACGGCATGGGCCTCGTCAGCCACGAGGCCCCTCGCCTGACGGCCACCGGTCCGGTTCCCTATGACGACGTCGACGCGCGCCGGCCGCTCGAAGCCGGCATGGTGGTGTCGATCGAAACCACGATGAAGCATCCGAGGCGCGGCTTCATCAAGCTCGAGGACACGGTCGCGGTGACGCCGACCGGCTACGAGATTTTTGGCGAGGGTGGTCGCGGCTGGAATCTCGGCGGCAGTGCGCTTTGACCTGGTGCGTCGCAAGACTCTCAGGGTGAGGAGCGCGGAGCGCGTCTCCGGACGATGCTGCACATCGCCGGGCGAACCATGAAAGCCCCGCTAGCTTGCGTGGCAGCACGATCCGCCGCCCGCCGCCTTGTGGTCGCCGGCGAGCACGCTGCGGCTGTTGCGGTCCGACGGAATGTCGCCGGCCGCGTTGGCCGCGAAGAAGCCGGTCGGCTTCAGCATGAAGCCGGCATATTCGACCGGCATGATCGGGAAATCCTCCGGCTTGCAGACATGGGTGTGGCCGAAGGAGTGCCACACCACGATGTCGGCATTCTCGATGTTGCGGTTCTGCGCGGCATAGCGCGGCAGGCCGTCGCCGCCGGCATGGACGTTGGGATAGTCGCCGCTGGCGTATTTTTCAGCGGGGTCGAACGCAGTGACCCAGACATGCTTGGTCGCAAAGCCGCCGCGCCTGCGCACGTAACTGCCCTCCTGCGCCAGCATCAGCGGGCTCGGATTGACAACGAGCTTGTAGGCTGGCGCACCGCCGACCGAATTGGTCTCGTTCGGGTTGCTGATCTTCCAAAAGCGGCCAGTCTCGCCGTTGGCAACCGACGCCGCGTCGCGCTCGCGCGACAGGATGCGTGTCGTCGTATCGAACACGTTGCCATGCGGATTGTCATGACCCCAGGGCCGTGGCACGAACTCATGCTCGGTGACAGTGTTGCCGCCGCCGTCGAGATCCATATGCAGTCGCACGTTGAAGAAGTGCTGGTGCGTGGGTCCGCCCAGATTGTCGTCGACCATGCCGCCCCAGCGATACTTTTCGCCGGGCTTGACGGCCGCAGTCTGGATGATGCCGGTGAGCTTGGTCTCGAGCTGGATCGTGCCGTCCTGGTAGAGGTACCAGTAGAAGCCGTAGTCGTAATTACCGACCGTTGCGAAGAACGAGATGACGAGCCGCCGGGACCTGCGGACCTCGAACAGGCCGTTGCGGAATTCGTAGTGTTTCCAGATAATTCCGTAATCTTCCTCATGCATGCAGATAGCGTTCTGCATGACGAGCGGCTCGCCCTTGCTGTCGGCCGCCGGCACGTCGAAATAATGGATGTTGCCGAGGCAATCGCAGCCGAGCTCGAGCGCATTGGCGAGCATGCCGAGCCCGTATTCACCGGCGTCGAATGCCGACTTCCAGAAATGGTTGGCGGTCGGATCGGCGTAGGGCACCACCATCTCGGTCACGCTCGCGCGATGGATCAGGGAACGCTTGCGCGCGCCGTCCTGGTAGGCGAGCTGATGCAACACCAGGCCCTCGCGCGGCGTGAAGCCGATGCGAAAGCTCCACTTCTGCCAATCCACCTTCCAGCCATCGACACGGAACCCCGCGCCGTCCGGCTGCTCGATGTGCAGCGGCTTGATGTCGGTGCGTGGATTCTTGACTTCGTGGGCGCCGTAGTTTCGCTTCTTGCGCGGGATCGGAACGATCGGATCCTCATCGGTGAGGTCGATGACCCTGCCCCCGATCAGGTCGACGACCGCGACGACGCCCTCGATCGGATGGGCGTAGCCGTTGTCTTGGGGATGCTCGCGAAAATAGTTTACGGCGCGCACGATGCGTGCGCCGCGCTCGAATTCCTTGTCGAAGAAGCCCGAGGAGAACGGATCGACCTGGACCAGCTCGATGTCCTTGTCGGTGAGGCCGCGCCGGTGCATCGCCGCGCGCCAGGCGGGATCGGCCTTGACCACGGCCTCGCATTTGAAGAACTCCTCGAGCATCACCGGAGGCTGCCCATAGGGCGCCTCGCGGTTCGGCACGACCTTGCGGTCGACGATCTCGCCGCCGCCGAGATCGACGATGTGCTCGACCGCCTCGCCGGTCACGATGTCCAGCGTCAGCACGAAGGCACGGCGCGGCAGCCCTGCCCCCGTCGCCAGCTCCTGCTTGCTCGGCTCTTCCAGCCGTACCGTCGGGAAGCGGCAGCTCTCGGGCGACGCCGCCGCCGCACGTACCAGCGTGCACGCCGCAGAGATCTCCTCGGCCGTCAGCGGATCGAGCGGATGCGGTGTTGCGGCCTGCGACGGCGATTTGGTTTTGATGGCGTCCAGCATGATGATGTCCGAAGCTCAGCGCGGGGCGAGATGCGCGGTGATGGCACGGAAGGCGGCGAGCCAGCGATGATCGAGCGGAACGTCCATCGCCTTCGGCTGCGTCGCGAGCTTGACGATCACGGTGTCGGTGGCCGCGTCCACATAGAGCCACTGGCCGTGGATGCCGATCGCGGCCAGATCGTTGCGTGAGGGATCGATCGTGTACCATTTGCTGCGGTAGCGGGCGCCGGGGAAGATGTCGGCGAGATCGCCGTCGGCCCAGGCCGTGGGATCGCCGTTCTCATGGATGTCGTCGATCCACCAGCCCGGCACCACCTGCCGCCCCCCGACGATGCCGCGGCAGCGGATCATCTCGCCGAAGCGGATCAGGTCGCGCGGCGTGACCGAGAGCCCGCCGGCGATACGGCCCATGCCGTGACTGTCGAGCGTCATGGATGCGTCCTCCTCCGCGCCCATCGGCTGCCAGAGACATTCGGACAGGACACGCGGATATGGCAGGCCGCAGGCGCGCTCATAGACCCAGCCGAGCACCTCCGTATTCGGTGAGACGTAGTGGAACACCTTGCCGTGCGGCTTCCCAGTTCCGCGGAGTGTCGTGAGATAAGCCCGCTGGTGGCCGGCCTCGACACCGGGCGGCGGCACGTCCCAGCCCGAGGAGAAGCGGTAGCGCGCGACGTCGCCCGCGGGGTCCTCGTAGTCCTCCTCGAATTCGATCGCGACCGCCATGTCGAGCACGTTGCGGACGGTGCAGGTGCCGTAGACCGAATTCTCGAGCTCCGGCACGTAGCGGACCACCCTCGCCTCCGGATCGACCAGGCCGCGCGCGGCGAGCACGCCGCCGAGCGTGCCGGCGATCGATTTGCTGATGGAGCAGATCAGATGCGGCGTGGTCGCGCTCATGCCGTCGCCGTACCATTCGTGGATCAGCGTGCCCCGGTGCATCACTAGCAACGCATCGGCGAAAGTCTCGCGCAGCGTGGCCTCGAT
The DNA window shown above is from Bradyrhizobium sp. CB1650 and carries:
- a CDS encoding TRAP transporter large permease subunit, with product MAHIEAPVTEMAGEVAVQPPRRSSALAALERVLGLLVEIPAAILVVAEIAILFAGVVARYGLHRPLIWSDELASILFLWLAMLGAAVAFRRSEHMRMTAIVASARPAMRAWLDLVAVCAALAFLMMIVWPSYDYAYEESFITTPALQISNMWRAVALPVGICLMAAFALLRLLRAADYRLVLAAVVSVAVVVGLFWLAEPYLRPLGNLNLVIFFVGVAGFCVFAGVPIAFGFGLAIFGYLALTTRTPVMVLVGRMDEGMSHLILLAVPLFVFLGLLIEMTGMARAMVAFLASLLGHVRGGLHYVLVGAMYLVSGISGAKAADMAAVAPVLFPEMKQRGARPGDLVALLAATGAQTETIPPSLVLITIGSVTGVSIAALFTGGLLPGVVLALTLCTLVWWRYRHEDMSHVQRASASEIGKTFIIALPALALPFVIRYAVVEGVATATEVSTIGIVYGVLVGLLIYRRFDWRRLFPMLVETASLSGAILLIIGSATGMAWGLTQSGFSRSLASAMTGLPGGSASFIAVSILAFTVLGSVLEGIPAIVLFGPLLFPIARAVGVHEVHYAMVIILAMGIGLFAPPFGVGYYAACAIGRVDPAEGIRPIWGYLLALLVGLIIVAIFPWISIGFL
- a CDS encoding TRAP transporter substrate-binding protein; translation: MSFSRRTLLKASAATAVLGGIGAPHVARAQTAEFTYKYANNLPDSHPMNARAKEMAAAIKSETNGRFDLQIFPNNQLGSDTDMLSQIRSGGVEFFTLSGLILATLVPAASINGIGFAFPDYDTVWKAMDGDLGAYVRGEIKKAGLEVMDKIWDNGFRQTTSSTKPITGPDDFKGFKIRVPVSPLWTSMFKAFDAAPASINFSEVYSALQTKVVEGQENPLAIISTAKLYEVQKYCSLTNHMWDGFWFLANRRAWEKLPADVRTIVAKHINAAAVNERADTAKLNANLQQELAGKGLTFNQPTVAPFRDKLRTAGFYAEWKGKYGEQAWDLLEKAVGKLS
- a CDS encoding ISNCY family transposase — its product is MGFVLMSKRELNRLDVLARLDGGGLTPSAAADLMRLTLRQTYRLLKRYRNGGAPAVADQRRGQPSNNRLPDVVRDHAVALVREHYADFGPTLAAEKLAERHELRVSRETLRGWMRQAGIWLPRAERKRFQQPRHRREHLGELIQIDGSEHRWFEDRAPPCTLLVFIDDATSTLMELRFVASESTFAYFETLKGYLRQHGKPVAFYSDKHSIFRVSNEDAAGGDGMTQFGRALSELNIEILCANSSQAKGRVERAHQTLQDRLVKELRLAGISSIEAANAFLPAFMADYNRRFAKAPASEHDLHRPMAGTDRLDDILCWREQRYVSRQLVVNYNRMKLMLRPDATTACLAGKLIEVYDFPDGRLELRWKGLALPYSAFDKLQRVSHAAIVENKRLGEVLAWIKEQQDREPNHRGDLVGPRRSSQKAGLLKDRADRLAQVAKSQKPARLARRRCDMEVSAATGQAPSEAAE
- a CDS encoding Xaa-Pro peptidase family protein; amino-acid sequence: MQENVARASGSRTIPFDAARLDGLMEAAGLDVLIVASKHNVQYLLGAERAIFFDYMDAMGVSRYLPVLVYPKGAPEKAVYVGHRLETHQRAVAPPWVPQVRTESNGSVDAVMRAVGLIRDAGVPLKRVGIEMAFLPMDAGRALTEALPGAELKDALLVLERLRAVKSADELAKLKTASELVIASMLEVISQHGPGTTKQQLSDALRVAEVNRGLTFEYCLLACGNSHNRAPSSQRWEQGDVLSLDSGGNYHGYIGDLARMAVLGDPDAELKDCLAEIEAVQRAAFAAVRPGALGGDIYVAAERQLAEISQRGCTDFLAHGMGLVSHEAPRLTATGPVPYDDVDARRPLEAGMVVSIETTMKHPRRGFIKLEDTVAVTPTGYEIFGEGGRGWNLGGSAL
- a CDS encoding primary-amine oxidase — its product is MLDAIKTKSPSQAATPHPLDPLTAEEISAACTLVRAAAASPESCRFPTVRLEEPSKQELATGAGLPRRAFVLTLDIVTGEAVEHIVDLGGGEIVDRKVVPNREAPYGQPPVMLEEFFKCEAVVKADPAWRAAMHRRGLTDKDIELVQVDPFSSGFFDKEFERGARIVRAVNYFREHPQDNGYAHPIEGVVAVVDLIGGRVIDLTDEDPIVPIPRKKRNYGAHEVKNPRTDIKPLHIEQPDGAGFRVDGWKVDWQKWSFRIGFTPREGLVLHQLAYQDGARKRSLIHRASVTEMVVPYADPTANHFWKSAFDAGEYGLGMLANALELGCDCLGNIHYFDVPAADSKGEPLVMQNAICMHEEDYGIIWKHYEFRNGLFEVRRSRRLVISFFATVGNYDYGFYWYLYQDGTIQLETKLTGIIQTAAVKPGEKYRWGGMVDDNLGGPTHQHFFNVRLHMDLDGGGNTVTEHEFVPRPWGHDNPHGNVFDTTTRILSRERDAASVANGETGRFWKISNPNETNSVGGAPAYKLVVNPSPLMLAQEGSYVRRRGGFATKHVWVTAFDPAEKYASGDYPNVHAGGDGLPRYAAQNRNIENADIVVWHSFGHTHVCKPEDFPIMPVEYAGFMLKPTGFFAANAAGDIPSDRNSRSVLAGDHKAAGGGSCCHAS
- a CDS encoding serine hydrolase; this encodes MRPTEIMRGSPAAPEAQVTRANWRSFPAIRWGFTHVREVLPTAEVRRSAQPTPIASAPRELTKLSFTAPDGKPTTIEATLRETFADALLVMHRGTLIHEWYGDGMSATTPHLICSISKSIAGTLGGVLAARGLVDPEARVVRYVPELENSVYGTCTVRNVLDMAVAIEFEEDYEDPAGDVARYRFSSGWDVPPPGVEAGHQRAYLTTLRGTGKPHGKVFHYVSPNTEVLGWVYERACGLPYPRVLSECLWQPMGAEEDASMTLDSHGMGRIAGGLSVTPRDLIRFGEMIRCRGIVGGRQVVPGWWIDDIHENGDPTAWADGDLADIFPGARYRSKWYTIDPSRNDLAAIGIHGQWLYVDAATDTVIVKLATQPKAMDVPLDHRWLAAFRAITAHLAPR